From Acidobacteriota bacterium, the proteins below share one genomic window:
- a CDS encoding MFS transporter: MANIFSQPCDEGAIISKPAVARCPRAAEPWILAATILGSSMAFIDGTVVNVALPALQANLNATVLDVQWVVESYALFLAALILVGGSMGDRFGRRRIFCAGTSLFALASIWCGVAPSVGQLIVARAAQGVGGALLVPGSLAIISASFGEDRRGTAIGTWSGFTAITAAIGPVIGGWLIEHVSWRAVFFINLPIALVVLGLSYWRVPESCDAAGKKRLDWLGAGLATLGLGSLVYGLIESSRLGFAHPLVLVALGGGAVSLALFIAVEARSADPMLPLTLFRSRNFIGANLLTLFLYAALSGAMFFVPLNLIQVQGYSATQAGAALLPFILILFLLSRWSGGLVKRYGAKVPLVAGPIVAAVGYALFIRPGVGGAYWATFFPAVVVLGFGMALSVAPLTTIVMSAVEANRAGVTSGINNAVSRTAGLLGIAILGIVILHAYSGEVDRRLALLRISPETRRSIDEQRVRLGATEIPAVDDQTRVALKQAIDESFVLGFRVVMTAAVGLALASALSAFMMIEGKLAPSVARAFQHQ; the protein is encoded by the coding sequence AACGTCGCCCTGCCCGCGCTTCAAGCGAACCTCAACGCCACGGTCCTCGACGTTCAATGGGTAGTTGAATCATATGCGCTCTTTCTCGCCGCGTTGATTCTTGTCGGCGGCTCGATGGGTGACCGATTCGGCAGGCGGCGCATCTTCTGCGCGGGGACCTCTCTGTTTGCGCTTGCGTCCATCTGGTGTGGGGTGGCGCCAAGCGTCGGACAACTGATAGTCGCCCGGGCGGCCCAGGGCGTTGGCGGCGCTCTTCTTGTACCCGGTAGTCTCGCCATCATCAGCGCCTCATTTGGTGAAGACAGACGCGGGACGGCTATCGGCACGTGGTCGGGATTCACAGCGATCACCGCCGCGATTGGTCCGGTCATCGGCGGTTGGCTGATCGAGCATGTTTCGTGGCGGGCCGTCTTCTTCATCAACCTTCCGATTGCGCTCGTCGTGTTGGGACTTTCCTATTGGCGGGTGCCCGAGAGCTGCGATGCCGCGGGAAAGAAACGGCTGGATTGGTTGGGCGCGGGGCTTGCCACGTTGGGTTTGGGATCGCTTGTTTATGGGCTGATCGAGTCGTCACGCTTAGGCTTCGCTCATCCTCTAGTGCTCGTAGCGCTCGGCGGGGGCGCGGTCTCGCTGGCCTTGTTTATCGCGGTCGAGGCGCGTTCCGCCGATCCGATGCTGCCGCTCACGCTATTTCGTTCGAGGAATTTCATCGGAGCCAATCTACTCACGCTGTTTCTGTACGCAGCGCTATCAGGAGCTATGTTTTTCGTTCCGCTCAACCTGATCCAGGTACAGGGGTATTCGGCAACTCAGGCGGGCGCTGCGTTGCTCCCTTTCATTCTCATCTTGTTCCTTCTGTCCCGATGGTCCGGCGGATTGGTTAAGCGATACGGCGCGAAAGTGCCTTTGGTAGCCGGACCAATAGTCGCGGCTGTGGGATACGCGTTGTTTATTCGTCCGGGCGTCGGCGGCGCTTATTGGGCAACTTTTTTTCCTGCTGTGGTAGTCCTTGGTTTCGGGATGGCGCTGAGCGTTGCGCCGCTAACCACCATAGTCATGAGTGCGGTAGAAGCCAATCGCGCGGGCGTTACTTCTGGGATCAACAACGCGGTGTCGCGCACGGCCGGGCTGCTTGGGATTGCGATCCTCGGAATTGTGATACTCCACGCCTACAGCGGCGAGGTTGATCGGCGGCTGGCCTTGTTGCGTATCTCGCCTGAAACGCGAAGATCTATCGATGAGCAACGGGTCAGGCTAGGCGCAACTGAAATCCCCGCCGTCGACGATCAGACGCGAGTAGCATTGAAGCAGGCTATCGATGAATCCTTCGTCTTGGGCTTTCGCGTGGTGATGACCGCCGCCGTTGGGCTCGCGTTGGCAAGCGCGCTCAGCGCGTTTATGATGATCGAAGGCAAGCTGGCGCCGAGCGTTGCGCGCGCATTTCAGCATCAGTAG
- a CDS encoding DUF5996 family protein produces the protein MSDANLTSALAGAETWPSLPVKEWGDTYATLHMWTQIVGKIRLVQTPLINHWWNTTLYLTARGLTTSPIPHGHRIFEIDFDFIDHQLHIRTSDGATGSLALAPRSVADFYREVMDTLRSLGLEVHIHASPDEVADPIPFAEDHKHASYDAEYANRFWRILVQADGVFKQFRSGFIGKCSPVHFFWGSFDLAVTRFSGRRAPERPGADAITREAYSHEVISHGFWPGGGAVEAPIFYSYTAPAPAGLDKAPIHPGFYSTEMSEFILPYDDVRQSASPDGSLLDFMQSTYEAGARLANWDRAELERTE, from the coding sequence ATGTCGGACGCAAATTTGACGAGCGCGCTCGCTGGCGCCGAAACCTGGCCGTCTCTCCCAGTAAAAGAATGGGGAGACACTTACGCCACACTTCACATGTGGACGCAGATCGTCGGCAAGATTCGGCTCGTGCAAACACCCTTGATCAATCATTGGTGGAACACAACGTTGTATCTGACAGCGCGCGGACTGACGACGTCACCAATTCCGCACGGACATCGAATCTTCGAGATCGACTTCGACTTCATCGACCACCAGCTACACATTCGCACCAGCGATGGCGCTACCGGGTCGCTGGCCCTGGCGCCGCGTTCGGTCGCTGATTTCTACCGCGAGGTGATGGACACATTGCGGTCTCTGGGATTGGAAGTCCACATTCACGCTAGCCCAGATGAAGTCGCCGATCCGATTCCCTTTGCCGAAGATCACAAGCACGCCTCTTACGATGCTGAGTACGCGAACCGGTTTTGGCGCATCCTGGTCCAAGCCGACGGGGTATTCAAGCAGTTCAGGTCGGGCTTCATCGGGAAGTGCAGTCCGGTGCATTTCTTCTGGGGCAGCTTTGATCTTGCGGTCACCCGGTTCTCGGGACGCCGCGCGCCGGAACGGCCGGGCGCGGACGCCATCACCCGCGAAGCCTACTCGCACGAAGTGATCAGTCACGGTTTCTGGCCGGGCGGTGGCGCGGTTGAAGCGCCGATTTTCTATTCTTACACCGCGCCCGCACCGGCGGGGTTGGACAAGGCGCCGATTCACCCAGGCTTCTACAGCACGGAAATGTCGGAGTTCATCCTGCCGTATGATGATGTCCGTCAGTCCGCTTCACCCGACGGGTCGTTGCTCGATTTCATGCAGAGCACCTATGAGGCAGGGGCACGGCTTGCAAACTGGGACCGCGCAGAGTTGGAACGAACCGAATGA